A window of Streptomyces sp. SAI-127 contains these coding sequences:
- a CDS encoding amino acid permease, whose product MSKDAVHSAQAASRTDVARVPADAGDAGYSKDLKARHVNMIAIGGAIGTGLFLGAGGRLHTAGPALALAYLVCGVFAFFVVRALGELVLYRPSSGSFVSYAREFLGEKGAYVAGWMYFLNWSTTGIADITAIALYTHYWSLFTDIPQWTLALIALAVVLAVNLISVKIFGEMEFWFAIIKVATLVGFMLIGIFLLATRHEVGGGTPGPSVITDNGGVLPHGAMPVVLVMQGVIFAYAALELVGVAAGETAEPEKVVPRAVNSIMWRVGLFYVGSVVLLALLLPGSVYSADESPFVTVLSKIGIPAAGDVMNLVVLTAAMSSLNSGLYSTGRILRSMATAGSAPRFTARMNRSQVPYGGILLTCAVCVLGVGLNYLMPSQAFEIVLNVASLGVISTWVIIMVCHLVFVRRARAGLLTRPSFRLPFSPATEITTIAFLLACLGMMWNDPEVGRRTLLLIPVIAALLVGGWFGIRRRVERTTDRELTDLTD is encoded by the coding sequence GTGAGCAAGGACGCCGTGCACTCGGCACAGGCCGCCTCCCGCACCGACGTGGCCCGGGTGCCCGCCGACGCGGGCGACGCCGGCTACAGCAAGGACCTCAAGGCCCGCCACGTCAACATGATCGCCATCGGCGGCGCGATCGGCACCGGTCTCTTCTTGGGCGCCGGAGGGCGCCTCCACACCGCGGGCCCGGCGCTGGCGCTGGCCTACCTGGTCTGCGGCGTCTTCGCCTTCTTCGTCGTCCGTGCCCTGGGCGAGCTGGTCCTGTACCGGCCCTCCTCGGGGTCCTTCGTGTCGTACGCGCGCGAGTTCCTCGGCGAGAAGGGGGCCTACGTCGCGGGCTGGATGTACTTCCTGAACTGGTCGACGACCGGCATCGCCGACATCACCGCGATCGCGCTCTACACGCACTACTGGAGCCTGTTCACCGACATCCCCCAGTGGACGCTGGCCCTGATCGCGCTGGCCGTGGTCCTCGCCGTGAACCTGATCTCGGTGAAGATCTTCGGCGAGATGGAGTTCTGGTTCGCGATCATCAAGGTCGCCACGCTCGTCGGCTTCATGCTGATCGGCATCTTCCTGCTGGCCACCCGGCACGAGGTGGGTGGCGGGACACCCGGCCCGAGCGTGATCACCGACAACGGCGGTGTCCTCCCGCACGGCGCGATGCCGGTCGTCCTCGTCATGCAGGGCGTGATCTTCGCGTACGCCGCACTCGAGCTGGTCGGGGTCGCGGCGGGGGAGACGGCGGAACCGGAGAAGGTCGTCCCGCGCGCGGTGAACTCGATCATGTGGCGGGTGGGCCTGTTCTACGTCGGCTCGGTCGTCCTCCTGGCCCTGCTCCTGCCGGGTTCGGTCTACTCGGCCGACGAGAGCCCCTTCGTCACGGTCCTGTCGAAGATCGGCATCCCGGCGGCAGGTGACGTGATGAACCTGGTGGTCCTGACGGCGGCGATGTCCTCGCTGAACTCGGGCCTGTACTCCACCGGCCGCATCCTGCGCTCCATGGCGACGGCGGGCTCGGCCCCGAGGTTCACGGCCCGCATGAACCGCAGCCAGGTCCCCTACGGCGGCATCCTGCTCACCTGCGCGGTCTGCGTCCTCGGTGTCGGCCTGAACTACCTCATGCCGAGCCAGGCCTTCGAGATCGTGCTGAACGTCGCCTCCCTCGGCGTCATCAGCACCTGGGTGATCATCATGGTCTGTCACCTGGTCTTCGTCCGCCGCGCCCGGGCGGGTCTGCTCACCCGCCCCTCTTTCCGCCTGCCCTTCAGCCCGGCCACGGAGATCACCACGATCGCCTTCCTCCTGGCCTGCCTGGGCATGATGTGGAACGACCCCGAGGTCGGCCGCAGGACCCTCCTGCTGATCCCGGTGATCGCGGCACTCCTGGTGGGCGGCTGGTTCGGCATCCGCCGCAGGGTCGAACGCACCACAGACCGCGAACTGACCGACCTCACGGACTGA
- a CDS encoding M1 family metallopeptidase → MHRRLIAPGALATASLMLAIPASAADFSPGAPGIGDPYYPAYGNGGYDVSHYDLRLKYQPATDELEGTATLLARTTQDLSRFDLDFLLDVSEVRVNGAKASFATTGEHELEITPKSPLAKGTPATVVVRYSGVPSSKQAYGFTSWHRTPDGGVGANEPEAAWWWFPSNDHPLDKATYDVSVLVPDGSQAISNGTLQSTSSRLGWTRYSWRSDKPQATYLATLAVGKFDITTGTTDSGIPVVNAYSKDLGANYGAARASVERTGEIADWLSGYFGPYPFNALGGYVPNTTTGYALETQTRPFYSPRQFANGSNTSVVVHELAHQWYGDLVSVRGWKDIWVNEGFARYAQWLWSEHEGEGTAQELADYVYASHPADDAFWTVKPGDPGPENQFDIAVYDRGALALQALRNEIGDEAFFAVLKGWPQKYAYGNASVADFRRYAEEVSGQPLAALFDTWLFQPSKPGAPAARGASIAKAAEAAKASVQPKSWKKIAATNDVHEHGE, encoded by the coding sequence GTGCACCGCAGACTCATCGCACCGGGCGCACTCGCGACGGCCTCCCTGATGCTGGCGATCCCGGCGTCGGCGGCGGACTTCTCCCCCGGCGCACCGGGTATCGGCGACCCCTACTACCCGGCCTACGGCAACGGCGGATACGACGTCTCCCACTACGACCTGCGGCTGAAGTACCAGCCGGCGACGGACGAGTTGGAGGGGACGGCGACTCTTCTCGCGCGCACCACGCAGGATCTGTCCCGCTTCGATCTGGACTTTCTGCTCGACGTGAGCGAGGTGCGGGTCAACGGCGCCAAGGCGTCGTTCGCGACCACCGGTGAGCACGAACTGGAGATCACGCCGAAGTCGCCCCTGGCCAAGGGCACTCCCGCGACCGTGGTGGTCCGTTACAGCGGGGTGCCGTCGTCGAAGCAGGCGTACGGCTTCACCAGCTGGCACCGCACTCCCGACGGCGGGGTCGGGGCGAACGAGCCCGAGGCGGCCTGGTGGTGGTTCCCGAGCAACGACCACCCGCTCGACAAGGCCACCTACGACGTGTCGGTGCTCGTGCCGGACGGCAGCCAGGCCATCTCCAACGGGACGCTCCAGTCGACGAGTTCACGCCTCGGCTGGACGCGCTACTCCTGGCGCTCCGACAAGCCGCAGGCCACCTATCTCGCGACCCTGGCCGTCGGGAAGTTCGACATCACGACCGGGACGACCGACAGCGGGATTCCGGTCGTCAACGCCTACAGCAAGGACCTCGGGGCCAACTACGGCGCGGCCCGAGCCAGCGTCGAGCGGACCGGGGAGATCGCCGACTGGCTGAGCGGGTACTTCGGGCCGTATCCCTTCAACGCCCTCGGCGGATATGTGCCGAACACCACCACCGGGTACGCGCTGGAGACGCAGACCCGGCCGTTCTACAGCCCGCGGCAGTTCGCGAACGGATCCAACACCTCCGTCGTCGTACACGAGTTGGCCCACCAGTGGTACGGCGACCTCGTGTCCGTGCGCGGCTGGAAGGACATCTGGGTCAACGAGGGCTTCGCGCGGTACGCGCAGTGGCTGTGGTCCGAGCACGAGGGCGAGGGGACGGCGCAGGAGCTCGCCGACTACGTGTACGCCTCGCATCCGGCCGACGACGCGTTCTGGACGGTGAAGCCGGGTGATCCCGGGCCGGAGAACCAGTTCGACATCGCCGTCTACGACCGGGGTGCGCTGGCCCTGCAGGCGCTGCGGAACGAGATCGGCGACGAGGCCTTCTTCGCCGTGCTGAAGGGCTGGCCGCAGAAGTACGCGTACGGCAACGCGTCCGTCGCCGACTTCCGGAGGTACGCCGAGGAGGTGTCCGGGCAGCCGCTGGCGGCGCTGTTCGACACGTGGCTGTTCCAGCCGTCGAAGCCGGGGGCGCCGGCGGCGCGGGGGGCGTCGATCGCGAAGGCCGCGGAAGCCGCGAAGGCCTCCGTACAGCCGAAGTCGTGGAAGAAGATCGCCGCGACGAACGACGTGCACGAGCACGGCGAGTAG
- a CDS encoding MerR family transcriptional regulator has translation MTTDTSTDAEEPTLTVDELAARAGVTVRTVRFYGTRGLLPPPAIGPRRVGHYGREHLARLALIEELQHQGMTLAAIERYMQQLPADLSPHDLAIHRAVVASWAPDAVELVTREELRRRAGRALSDDDLERLAAMDVVRPDGDGYRVDLGLLRLGVGLLDVPLSLEAILASRKVLIEHSRAAAHELSQLFRGEVAQRDAQDVKSLSAHMEPLVVQALLTTFQRSLKEELREWTSEVGGGS, from the coding sequence ATGACGACCGACACCTCAACCGACGCCGAGGAACCGACCCTCACCGTCGACGAGCTGGCCGCGCGGGCGGGGGTCACGGTCCGCACGGTCCGTTTCTACGGCACGCGAGGTCTGCTGCCGCCGCCGGCGATCGGTCCGCGCAGGGTCGGTCACTACGGCCGCGAGCACCTCGCCCGCCTCGCTCTGATCGAGGAGCTCCAGCACCAGGGCATGACCCTGGCGGCGATCGAACGCTACATGCAGCAGCTGCCGGCCGACCTGAGCCCCCATGACCTCGCGATCCACCGGGCCGTGGTGGCCTCCTGGGCCCCCGACGCCGTGGAGCTGGTGACGCGCGAGGAGCTCCGGCGGCGGGCGGGACGGGCGCTGAGCGACGACGACCTGGAACGGCTCGCCGCGATGGACGTCGTACGGCCGGACGGCGACGGCTACCGCGTCGACCTGGGCCTGCTGCGGCTCGGTGTCGGACTGCTCGACGTCCCGCTGTCGCTGGAGGCGATCCTGGCCTCGCGCAAGGTGCTCATCGAGCACTCCCGGGCCGCCGCGCACGAGTTGTCGCAGCTGTTCCGGGGCGAGGTGGCCCAACGCGACGCGCAGGACGTGAAGTCACTGTCCGCGCACATGGAACCCCTGGTCGTGCAGGCGCTGTTGACGACCTTTCAGCGGTCCCTCAAGGAGGAGCTGCGGGAGTGGACGTCAGAGGTGGGCGGAGGCTCCTGA
- a CDS encoding macro domain-containing protein, with translation MGEIKYIRGDATAPSVKGTKLIAHVCNDIGGWGKGFVVAVSHRWPEPEAAYRAWHRGRASNDFGLGAAQFVQVEPYVWVANMIGQRGIRRGSKGVPVRYEAIDQALGRLADKAAELGASVHMPRIGCGLAGGKWSRVEPLIDERLAKRGVAVTVYDHGED, from the coding sequence ATGGGGGAGATCAAGTACATCCGAGGCGACGCCACCGCTCCGTCGGTGAAGGGCACCAAGCTGATCGCGCACGTCTGCAACGACATCGGGGGCTGGGGCAAGGGCTTCGTCGTCGCGGTGTCGCACAGATGGCCCGAACCGGAGGCCGCCTACCGCGCCTGGCACCGGGGGCGCGCGTCGAACGACTTCGGGCTGGGGGCCGCGCAGTTCGTGCAGGTCGAGCCATATGTATGGGTGGCCAACATGATCGGGCAGCGGGGGATACGGAGGGGCAGCAAGGGTGTCCCGGTCCGCTACGAGGCGATCGACCAGGCCCTGGGGCGGCTGGCCGACAAAGCCGCGGAACTCGGCGCCTCGGTGCACATGCCACGGATAGGGTGCGGGCTGGCCGGAGGAAAATGGTCCCGCGTGGAGCCGCTGATCGACGAGCGGCTGGCGAAGCGGGGTGTCGCCGTCACCGTGTACGACCACGGGGAGGACTGA
- a CDS encoding CaiB/BaiF CoA-transferase family protein: MTTATTPGPGPLAGVRVIELAGIGPGPFAAMLLADLGADVVHVSRPGGVSLSINPAYDLTNRNKRSVVVDLKAPDGPARVLDLAARADILIEGNRPGVAERLGVGPEDCHARNPALVYGRMTGWGQEGPLAQRAGHDIAYIALTGTLGMIGEPGRPPAVPANLLGDYAGGSLYLVVGVLAALHHARATGTGQVVDAAIVDGTSHLAAMIHAMTAAGGWQDRRGANLLDGGCPYYGTYETADGKYMAVGALEPQFYDLFLDLLGLPDFEDARKDWTRWGELREAVTARFKSRTRDEWTAVFEGTDACVAPVLSLREAPHHPHLAARGTFTDHGGITQPAPAPRFSATPTAVRTGPVTAGADTADVARDWDVPDLLKGPNERPE, encoded by the coding sequence ATGACAACGGCAACGACGCCCGGGCCCGGCCCGCTCGCCGGCGTACGCGTGATCGAGCTGGCCGGTATCGGGCCCGGCCCGTTCGCCGCCATGCTCCTCGCCGACCTGGGGGCAGACGTCGTCCACGTGTCCCGCCCGGGCGGCGTCTCCCTGTCGATCAACCCCGCCTACGACCTCACCAACCGCAACAAACGCTCGGTGGTCGTCGATCTCAAGGCCCCCGACGGCCCCGCGCGCGTGCTCGACCTCGCCGCCCGCGCCGACATCCTGATCGAGGGCAACCGCCCCGGAGTCGCCGAGCGCCTCGGGGTCGGCCCCGAGGACTGCCACGCGCGCAACCCCGCCCTCGTCTACGGCCGGATGACCGGCTGGGGACAGGAAGGGCCGCTCGCCCAGCGCGCCGGGCACGACATCGCGTACATCGCGCTCACCGGCACCCTCGGCATGATCGGCGAACCGGGCCGGCCCCCCGCCGTCCCCGCCAACCTCCTCGGCGACTACGCGGGCGGCTCCCTGTACCTCGTCGTCGGCGTCCTCGCCGCCCTGCACCACGCGCGCGCGACCGGCACCGGCCAGGTCGTCGACGCCGCCATCGTCGACGGCACCTCCCACCTCGCCGCGATGATCCACGCCATGACCGCCGCCGGCGGCTGGCAGGACCGGCGCGGCGCCAACCTCCTGGACGGCGGCTGCCCGTACTACGGCACCTACGAGACCGCCGACGGCAAGTACATGGCGGTGGGCGCGCTGGAGCCGCAGTTCTACGACCTGTTCCTGGACCTGCTCGGCCTGCCGGACTTCGAGGACGCCCGCAAGGACTGGACCCGCTGGGGCGAACTGCGCGAGGCGGTCACCGCCCGCTTCAAGTCCCGTACGAGAGACGAGTGGACGGCCGTCTTCGAGGGCACCGACGCGTGCGTGGCGCCCGTCCTGTCGCTGCGCGAGGCCCCGCACCACCCGCACCTCGCCGCCCGCGGCACCTTCACCGACCACGGCGGCATCACCCAGCCCGCGCCCGCGCCCCGCTTCTCGGCGACCCCCACGGCCGTACGCACGGGGCCCGTCACGGCCGGCGCCGACACCGCGGACGTGGCACGCGACTGGGACGTACCGGATCTTTTGAAAGGCCCGAATGAAAGGCCCGAATGA
- a CDS encoding thiamine pyrophosphate-dependent enzyme, with amino-acid sequence MWSAARQNTPVLFVVMNNGVYRTLQDTYRAMGVQGTCPGTELGPLDFTPAARFFGVDAIRADSADHVKELVAGASDLTGPLLVDVPLRP; translated from the coding sequence CTGTGGAGCGCGGCCCGCCAGAACACCCCCGTCCTGTTCGTCGTGATGAACAACGGCGTCTACCGCACGCTCCAGGACACCTACCGGGCGATGGGCGTCCAGGGCACCTGCCCCGGCACCGAACTGGGCCCCCTCGACTTCACCCCGGCCGCCCGCTTCTTCGGCGTCGACGCGATCCGGGCCGACAGCGCCGACCATGTCAAAGAACTGGTGGCCGGAGCGAGCGACCTCACCGGGCCGCTGCTCGTCGACGTACCGCTGCGGCCGTAG
- a CDS encoding acyl-CoA dehydrogenase family protein, with translation MKRQLFAPEHDAFRETVRAFLAREVLPHYEQWEKDGIVSREAWRAAGKQGLLGLAVPEEFGGGGTTDFRYATVLAEEFTRAGAPGLALGLHNDVIGPYLTGLATEEQKRRWLPGFCDGSLVTAIAMTEPGAGSDLQGIRTHAQDRGDHWLLNGSKTFISNGIIADLVIVVARTTPEGGARGLSLLVVERGTEGFERGRNLDKIGQKAQDTAELFFHDVRVPKENLLGERDGAFGHLMTNLAQERLSIAVSAIAAAEHLLEITTEYVKEREAFGRPLATKQHIRFEIAEMATECAVTRTFVDRCVEDHSDGGLDAVHASMAKWWATELQKRVADRCLQLHGGYGYMSEYPVAKAFTDGRIQTIYGGTTEIMKEIIGRSLLS, from the coding sequence ATGAAGCGGCAGCTCTTCGCCCCCGAGCACGACGCGTTCCGCGAGACCGTGCGCGCCTTCCTGGCCAGGGAGGTCCTGCCGCACTACGAGCAGTGGGAGAAGGACGGCATCGTCTCGCGCGAGGCCTGGCGGGCGGCCGGCAAGCAGGGCCTGCTCGGGCTCGCCGTGCCCGAGGAGTTCGGGGGCGGCGGCACCACCGACTTCCGCTACGCCACCGTCCTGGCCGAGGAGTTCACGCGCGCGGGTGCTCCCGGCCTCGCCCTGGGGCTGCACAACGACGTCATCGGCCCGTACCTCACCGGCCTCGCCACCGAGGAGCAGAAGCGCCGCTGGCTGCCCGGCTTCTGTGACGGTTCGCTCGTCACCGCCATCGCCATGACCGAGCCCGGCGCGGGCTCCGACCTCCAGGGCATCCGCACGCACGCGCAGGACCGGGGCGACCACTGGCTGCTGAACGGCTCCAAGACGTTCATCTCCAACGGGATCATCGCCGACCTGGTGATCGTGGTCGCCAGGACGACGCCCGAGGGCGGGGCCCGCGGGCTGTCGCTGCTGGTCGTCGAGCGCGGCACGGAGGGTTTCGAGCGCGGCCGCAACCTCGACAAGATCGGCCAGAAGGCCCAGGACACGGCCGAGTTGTTCTTCCACGACGTACGCGTGCCGAAGGAGAACCTCCTCGGCGAGCGCGACGGCGCCTTCGGGCACCTGATGACCAACCTCGCCCAGGAGCGCCTGAGCATCGCCGTCTCCGCGATCGCCGCCGCCGAACACCTCCTGGAGATCACCACCGAGTACGTCAAGGAGCGCGAGGCCTTCGGACGGCCGCTCGCCACCAAGCAGCACATCCGGTTCGAGATAGCCGAGATGGCCACGGAGTGCGCGGTCACGCGGACGTTCGTCGACCGTTGCGTCGAGGACCACTCCGACGGGGGACTGGACGCCGTCCACGCCTCCATGGCCAAGTGGTGGGCGACCGAGCTCCAGAAGCGGGTCGCCGACCGCTGTCTCCAACTGCATGGCGGGTACGGCTACATGAGCGAGTACCCGGTCGCCAAGGCCTTCACCGACGGCCGTATCCAGACCATCTACGGCGGCACGACCGAGATCATGAAAGAGATCATCGGCCGTTCCCTCCTGAGCTGA
- a CDS encoding 3-hydroxyacyl-CoA dehydrogenase NAD-binding domain-containing protein has product MSTQSTTIRWEQDRTGVVTLVIDDPDQSANTMNQAFRDSLAVITDRLEAEKDTVRGVIITSAKKTFFAGGDLRDLIRVTPETAQELLDGGLAIKRDLRRIETLGKPVVAAINGAALGGGYEIALACHHRIALDAPGSKIGCPEVTLGLLPGGGGVVRTVRLLGIADALLKVLLQGTQYAPQRALQNGLVDDVATTQDELLAKARAFIDAHPESQQPWDKPGYRIPGGTPAHPKFAANLPAFPATLRKQTNGAPYPAPRNILAAAVEGAQVDFETAQVIEARYFVELAAGQTSKNMIQAFFFDLQAVNSGANRPKGVAPRQVRKVAVLGAGMMGAGIAYSCARAGIDVVLKDVSPQAAAKGKAYSEKLCAKAVSRGRTTQEKADALLARITATADPQDLAGCDAVIEAVFEDSLLKHKVFQEIQHIVEPDALLCSNTSTLPITALAEGVERQTDFIGLHFFSPVDKMPLVEIIKGERTGEEALARAFDLVRQIKKTPIVVNDSRGFFTSRVIGHFLNEGVAMVGEGIEPASIEQAAAQAGYPAKVLSLMDELTLTLLRKIRKETKQAVEESGGTWTPHPAEAVIDRMVDEFGRPGRSGGGGFYDYGDDGRRTSLWPGLREHFTRAGSEIPFRDMQERMLFSEALDTVKLLEEGVLTSVADANIGSIFGIGFPGWTGGVLQYINGYEGGLPGFVARARELAERYGERFTPPALLVAKAENGERFGDQ; this is encoded by the coding sequence ATGAGCACTCAGTCCACGACCATCCGCTGGGAACAGGACCGCACCGGCGTCGTCACCCTCGTCATCGACGACCCCGACCAGTCCGCGAACACCATGAACCAGGCGTTCCGCGACTCCCTCGCGGTGATCACCGACCGCCTGGAGGCCGAGAAGGACACCGTCCGCGGTGTCATCATCACCTCCGCCAAGAAGACCTTCTTCGCGGGCGGCGACCTGCGCGACCTCATCCGCGTCACGCCCGAAACCGCGCAGGAACTCCTCGACGGCGGCCTCGCGATCAAGCGCGACCTGCGCCGCATCGAGACCCTGGGCAAGCCGGTCGTCGCCGCGATCAACGGCGCGGCCCTGGGCGGCGGTTACGAGATCGCCCTCGCCTGCCACCACCGCATCGCCCTCGACGCACCCGGCTCCAAGATCGGCTGCCCCGAGGTCACCCTCGGCCTGCTCCCCGGGGGCGGCGGAGTCGTCCGTACGGTCCGTCTCCTGGGCATCGCCGACGCCCTCCTGAAGGTCCTGCTCCAGGGCACCCAGTACGCCCCGCAGCGCGCCCTCCAGAACGGCCTGGTCGACGACGTGGCCACCACGCAGGACGAACTCCTGGCCAAGGCCCGCGCCTTCATCGACGCCCACCCCGAGTCGCAGCAGCCCTGGGACAAGCCGGGCTACCGCATCCCCGGCGGCACGCCCGCCCACCCGAAGTTCGCGGCGAACCTCCCCGCCTTCCCGGCGACCCTCCGCAAGCAGACCAACGGCGCGCCCTACCCGGCCCCGCGCAACATCCTCGCGGCAGCGGTGGAAGGCGCCCAGGTCGACTTCGAGACGGCACAGGTCATCGAGGCGCGCTACTTCGTCGAGCTGGCCGCCGGTCAGACGTCCAAGAACATGATCCAGGCGTTCTTCTTCGACCTCCAGGCGGTGAACTCCGGCGCGAACCGCCCCAAGGGCGTGGCACCCCGGCAGGTCCGCAAGGTGGCCGTACTCGGCGCCGGGATGATGGGCGCGGGCATCGCGTACTCGTGCGCCCGCGCGGGCATCGACGTGGTCCTGAAGGACGTGTCCCCGCAGGCGGCGGCCAAGGGCAAGGCCTACTCGGAGAAGCTCTGCGCGAAGGCGGTCTCCCGCGGCCGGACGACCCAGGAGAAGGCGGACGCGCTCCTGGCCCGCATCACTGCGACGGCGGACCCGCAGGACCTGGCCGGCTGCGACGCGGTCATCGAGGCCGTCTTCGAGGACTCCTTGCTGAAGCACAAGGTCTTCCAGGAGATCCAGCACATCGTCGAGCCGGACGCGCTGCTCTGCTCCAACACCTCGACCCTGCCGATCACGGCGCTGGCCGAGGGCGTGGAGCGCCAGACGGACTTCATCGGCCTGCACTTCTTCTCCCCGGTCGACAAGATGCCGCTGGTCGAGATCATCAAGGGGGAGAGGACGGGCGAGGAGGCGCTGGCCCGTGCCTTCGACCTGGTCCGGCAGATCAAGAAGACGCCGATCGTCGTGAACGACTCCCGCGGCTTCTTCACCTCCCGCGTCATCGGCCACTTCCTCAACGAGGGTGTGGCCATGGTCGGCGAGGGCATCGAGCCCGCGTCGATCGAGCAGGCGGCGGCCCAGGCGGGCTACCCGGCGAAGGTCCTGTCCCTGATGGACGAGCTGACGCTCACGCTCCTGCGCAAGATCCGCAAGGAGACGAAGCAGGCGGTGGAGGAGTCGGGCGGAACCTGGACACCCCACCCCGCGGAGGCGGTCATCGACCGCATGGTCGACGAGTTCGGCCGCCCGGGCCGCAGCGGGGGCGGCGGCTTCTACGACTACGGCGACGACGGCAGGCGCACGTCCCTGTGGCCGGGCCTGCGTGAGCACTTCACGCGCGCGGGTTCGGAGATCCCCTTCAGGGACATGCAGGAACGCATGCTCTTCTCCGAGGCCCTGGACACGGTCAAACTCCTGGAGGAGGGGGTGCTGACCTCGGTCGCCGACGCCAACATCGGTTCCATCTTCGGCATCGGCTTCCCCGGCTGGACGGGCGGGGTCCTGCAGTACATCAACGGCTACGAGGGCGGCCTCCCGGGCTTCGTGGCCCGCGCACGTGAACTGGCGGAGCGGTACGGAGAGCGGTTCACACCGCCGGCGTTGCTGGTGGCGAAGGCGGAGAACGGGGAGCGCTTCGGGGACCAGTGA
- a CDS encoding acetyl-CoA C-acetyltransferase, giving the protein MSTEAYVYDAIRTPRGRGKANGALHGTKPIDLVIGLIHEIRTRFPDLDPAAVDDIVLGVVGPVGDQGSDIARIAAVAAGLPDTVAGVQENRFCASGLEAVNMAAAKVRSGWEDLVLAGGVESMSRVPMASDGGAWFNDPMTNLAVNFVPQGIGADLIATIEGFSRRDVDEYAALSQERAATAWKEGRFDRSVVPVKDRAGLTVLDHDEHLRPGTTADSLGKLKPSFADIGDLGGFDAVALQKYHWVEKIDHVHHAGNSSGIVDGASLVAIGSQEVGERYGLTPRARIVSAAVSGSEPTIMLTGPAPATRKALAKAGLTIDDIDLVEINEAFAAVVLRFVRDMGLSLDKVNVNGGAIALGHPLGATGAMILGSLIDELERQDKRYGLATLCVGGGMGIATIVERI; this is encoded by the coding sequence GTGAGCACCGAAGCGTACGTGTACGACGCGATCCGCACCCCGCGCGGCCGCGGCAAGGCGAACGGCGCCCTGCACGGCACCAAGCCCATCGACCTGGTCATCGGACTCATCCACGAGATCCGCACCCGCTTCCCGGACCTGGACCCGGCCGCGGTCGACGACATCGTGCTCGGCGTCGTCGGCCCGGTCGGCGACCAGGGCTCCGACATCGCCCGGATCGCCGCCGTCGCCGCCGGGTTGCCGGACACGGTCGCGGGCGTACAGGAGAACCGCTTCTGTGCCTCGGGCCTGGAGGCCGTCAACATGGCGGCCGCCAAGGTGCGTTCAGGCTGGGAGGACCTGGTCCTCGCGGGCGGCGTCGAGTCGATGTCCCGGGTGCCGATGGCCTCCGACGGCGGCGCCTGGTTCAACGATCCGATGACCAACCTGGCCGTCAACTTCGTGCCGCAGGGCATCGGCGCCGACCTGATCGCCACGATCGAGGGATTCTCCCGCCGTGACGTCGACGAGTACGCGGCCCTCTCGCAGGAGCGCGCGGCCACGGCCTGGAAGGAGGGCCGCTTCGACCGGTCCGTCGTCCCGGTGAAGGACCGCGCGGGCCTGACCGTCCTCGACCACGACGAGCACCTGCGGCCGGGCACGACCGCCGACTCCCTCGGCAAGCTCAAGCCGTCCTTCGCGGACATCGGCGACCTCGGCGGCTTCGACGCCGTGGCCCTGCAGAAGTACCACTGGGTCGAGAAGATCGACCACGTCCACCACGCGGGCAACTCCTCCGGCATCGTGGACGGCGCCTCGCTGGTCGCGATCGGCTCCCAGGAGGTCGGCGAGCGCTACGGCCTCACCCCCCGCGCGCGGATCGTGTCCGCGGCGGTCTCCGGGTCCGAACCCACCATCATGCTCACCGGCCCCGCGCCCGCCACCCGCAAGGCACTCGCCAAGGCCGGGCTGACCATCGACGACATCGACCTGGTCGAGATCAACGAGGCCTTCGCGGCGGTCGTCCTGCGCTTCGTGCGGGACATGGGCCTGTCACTGGACAAGGTCAACGTCAACGGCGGCGCGATCGCGCTCGGCCACCCGCTCGGTGCCACCGGCGCCATGATCCTGGGCAGCCTGATCGACGAACTGGAGCGCCAGGACAAGCGGTACGGCCTCGCGACCCTCTGTGTGGGCGGTGGCATGGGCATCGCCACCATCGTCGAGCGCATCTGA
- a CDS encoding thiamine pyrophosphate-dependent enzyme produces MGHRPALAVLDILRDEGVDRAAYSPAPLAPWAAAHAVASGLPPDAVVVEEAITVGRLLRRHVRLENPGSYIHTVGGGLGWGIGTAVGRSLADPTRPVVAVLGQAAPSSASRACGARPARTPPSCSS; encoded by the coding sequence ATGGGTCACCGTCCCGCCCTCGCCGTCCTGGACATCCTCCGCGACGAGGGCGTGGACCGCGCCGCCTACTCCCCGGCCCCACTCGCTCCCTGGGCCGCGGCCCACGCCGTGGCGAGCGGTCTGCCTCCGGACGCCGTGGTCGTCGAGGAGGCCATCACCGTCGGCCGCCTGCTCCGCAGGCACGTACGACTGGAAAACCCCGGCAGCTACATCCACACCGTCGGTGGCGGCCTCGGCTGGGGCATCGGCACCGCCGTGGGCCGCTCCCTCGCCGACCCGACCCGCCCCGTCGTCGCCGTCCTGGGCCAGGCGGCACCCTCTTCGGCCTCCAGGGCCTGTGGAGCGCGGCCCGCCAGAACACCCCCGTCCTGTTCGTCGTGA